The Quercus lobata isolate SW786 chromosome 4, ValleyOak3.0 Primary Assembly, whole genome shotgun sequence genome segment TGAGTTGGTTGAGGGTTTGCCATCATTACCCCTCAACCTAAATGTTTTATAAAATCAGACCATCTCATTGACTTTCTGGTTTTGTGGGCCTaccaaggcaaaaaaaaaaaaaaaaaaaaaaaaatttatggggCCCCAATTTTCCATTTATCGTTCGAAATGCTTCTCGATTTAGATGAATCCCTTTAGGGCCATAACTCGGACCAAAAAACAGAGATGCTTTGAATTACAATAACTATACATTTCATTGTTAAATTTGGCTTTAGCCCGTTTAGGAAAAACAATACTTCTGCCCTTATAGCAAAGTGCAAAAgaaccatttatttatttatttttttggtttatgacGAGTAAAATTTACACATTACAAAACTTGAGATAAAAAatcttacataaaaaaaaaaagtttaagtcttctagttttacttttttttttttggctggatAGTGTACTATACTACTAtatattcaacaaatttaacattATTATTTGAATGAGAAGGTGCCATTTATATAAATCatggtgggttttgttggttgAAAGAGTTCTCTACCTGTTATCAAGTTGTTTGAAGAAACAGTATATTTGTTGATGAAATTTCAAAAGGAACAAAATGAGAAACAAATTTTGTCTAATTATTTTGCAGGAAACTGACAATTACAAAAACATGGTCCGGCAACACTTGGATTTGGAAACAATACAAAGGAGATTTCAAAAGGGCACCTATTCCTCTAGCACCCTCACATTCTACCGGGACCTCTTGCTCCTCTTCAACAATGCCACCATATTCTTCCCCAAATCCTCCATTGAATTAACCACTGCCCACCAACTTCGCCACCTTGTGTTAAACAAAATCAAGAATGAAATCCCAAAACCAAACCCGAAAGAAGATTCATCTCCACCTTCACCAATTACAATACCAACACAAACACcgacaccaacaccaacaccaaatGCAATTCCAGAACCTAAACCTGAAGTAGAAAGAACTGATTCATTGCTTGCAAAGCAGAAGTCATCAGCTCCTATAATAGTTTGCCGTAAACGAAGTTCCATGTCAGCTAAACCTTCCTCTGCTGTCTTTGGTCAAAAGGACAAGCAAGTAAGTGATGAGAAGAAGTCAGTTATTGATATAAAGCCACCTCTCGTTAAGCCCTCTTCCACCAATACAGTGGAAGACAATAGTGTGATCAAAACTTACTCAAAAGAGAAGCCTATCACTGGAGCTAGAAGCTTAAGAAGGGGCAACAAGAACTTGACAAACAATGTTAGTGCTTCTAGCAAGAAACAAAGCACGAGTCCTGGATCAAAAGCCGGTTCAGGTAACAAAGTAGAGAGTTCCAAAACTGACAAGAAGAAAACTGAAGCATTGCCATTGGAGAAAAAGCGAAGTGCAGCAGATTTCTTGAAAAGGATTAagaatggtggtggtggtagtagTAAAGAGCAGAAAAGGAGACTTAGTGGGAAGGAAGATAATAGTAGGAAAGAGAGGGTGTTGAGGCTAAGTAGCGATAAGAAACTTGTAAAGGAGGAGAGTAGTCCATCAAAGAGGAGTGTTGGAAGGCCACCAAAAAGGGCAGAGGTGAGTCCAGTTTCAGCGAAGCGTGGAAAGAACAGTGGGGGAAAGGAAGTGGCAGCCTCAAATCGGCCAAGAAAGCGGGCTAGGAGGTGATGAAAATGGCTTCTGCGGTTGGTTTTGTATATTATGTAACTTTAGGTTAATTATTTACCACTGATTAGTATTTGTAGATCTTCTGGTGCCAATGAGACTTAGCTCAAATGGAATCTTCTTCTCTCCTAGAAGCTAGGAAAGCTAGGATGAGGTCCTGCATTTAAGACCCATTGATGTATGTGtaacttgaaaaaagaaagtagtTGTAGACCGTCTGGTCCCTGTaagttgtatttttttccttttgcctGTTGGTATGTACAATGCGTTTCAGACGGAATGCATAACTAGTGTGTACTGTTGTTTAGTTTGTGAATGAATTCATCCTTTTCCAATGATCTATTACTCTCAAAAGTATATAGCCATTGGATACAAAAATCTTTAAAAAGCTTGATGAAAATGAGTGTTAGTCATAGGCATCGTAATGGATCAGAAACAAGGAGTTGCTTCAATCCTATGTGCATGATGTTTGTGCAAAGCGGTCGgattatcaaaccaaaaaagaaaaagaaaaagaaaagacgaGTGAAGTAATCTCTTTAGATTATGGCCGAAGCGATGGTCAAGATGACTCGTAAATCCAATAGTATGAAAGAAATTCAGCCAAAGCACCCtccatttttcttgaatttgagCAGGGTTGATTACGATTAAAGTGTGATTTCAACTAGGTCTTTCTAAAGCTTAACCAAACCCGAGCTTGAACATGCCCAGCAAGTATGAGCCTGTTTCATTCACACCACTTCTGGCATGGTAGGAATTAAGAAACAAACCCAGCTACgtttgcataaatttttttttttttttttaaaataaaataaagcacaaTGTTCATCAAATATGGTCTCACTTGCCATGCAAATTTTCCATATAGACAAATCTAACTGTATTTCTTATAAAGtctttttctttatgtatgAGAATATAAAGTTGCAGCTCTGCAGAATTCATGTCTCTTGCTAATGCGATGGTCCCATTGGAATTGTCCAATCTACAAAATAGTGAAAATACAAATCATAGAGATTAAAGTACATGTAACTTCTGGTTTTTAAGGAATCTAGCATTGGAGAGTTTGGCGTTTATCAGAAATTAACCCATCTAATCATTTTCCCACACTTCCCCCCATTCTGCATATAGGTATCATATTTGTTTCAACAACATAAACGTTAGCCTAGCCATATGAAAAATTCTGCAGAATACTGTAATATGGTCTGCAGTTTGTGATAGTCTCCATGACTTCTTGTTCAAGTCTTCTCCATCTTCTCTGGACATCACCATTGAATAACatattttgcacaaaattaaGGTGTTGTGATCACTAATGAAACTGCTCTAAGTTTGTTGTATTTGTTCATGCACTTCTTTTCCTCTTTATGTGGAACCTGCAAGAACAGCAGcatgaaaaattagaaaaggcAAGGGAGGGAACAATGGTGGAGAGGGGATGGAAATTGTTTAATTCTATTTTCTACATGGGATCCTTCTCTTACCCATGTCCTGCTATCATCCAAGTCAGGAAGTGTGGCAAACAGAACTGCAAAAGTGCACGAGCCACGTGAATTGAAGGATGTTTAATCCTTAGTGTTGATAGATGCTGCCACAAAAAGAACAACATGAAATACACTTCATTTCTAATTCAAGCAATGAAGCAAAGAGAAGAATTAACATGAAGTGATGCAAAAAGCAGGAGGAAGATAACTCACAGACAGAGGGCCAGGTGAAAATTCCATGTAAGGTTGGTAAGTGTCAATCATTTTTGATGCCATTCTGCTAGCTGCATGCACTGTGCTAATACGGAACATTCTTTTCTTCTCGTATCTATTCATGATGAAGTCACAGAATTAGAATGCAGGGTAACCGAGTAAGAGTTTTTTCCCCCGCTAAGACAGATTACCTTCTAAGTGTTGAGGCAATTTCATAAGACTGTTGAACATCTGAGCCACTTTTGGCCAACTTATCAAGCTCAAGTATAAGCTGGTAACAGTCCTGCACATACAATTGTTACCATAATGAGCCTATAGGAACTTAGAAGAGATCTTTATCACCAACCTCAGGCATCCATTAGTAATAAATTTCATTTGCAACCTATCTGCATTTTCTGAGTATCAATGACCAAAGTATCCAGTAGCCATGCCAGATAATTTTCATTGCATTTGACAGGACATGGTTATGCTTAAATGAATATATAACAAAAGAAtactacataaaaataaaatttcatgagAATATTCATTTCACAAAATCCTAAAATTATCCATTTCAGAAATGGTTCTAATAAAATTACTACATTGCCATGAGAAACAAATAACAAGGGTTATCCACATGCTCCTTAGAATTTCTAGGTAGCTAGAGAGTATATCATCCATTCACAGATAAGATACCTCAATTGCCATGCAACCCCCTTGGCCGAAATTAGGCTGCATAGGATGAGCAGCATCACCTAACAGGGTAACTCGTCCATTTCCCCAGCTGTAGATCATGTCTCTGTCATAGATGTCTCTCCGCAAAATCATGTGCTCAGGTGTTTCCCTGATTAAAGTAATCACTTCATTACACCAGTTTCCGAACAGCTCCAGAA includes the following:
- the LOC115987338 gene encoding myb-like protein V; the encoded protein is MKETESQSETKTKTSSSNCITTTSSSWGTWEELLLAFAVKRHGFKDWDSVATELSLHSFKPSSSSSPPPLPLHCMNKFRDLKRRFSLLTNHQNDVAASLTQSENEENENDVVFYDAWLDELRKRRVAELKRDLQRYDLNIVLLEKKVKKLEEERESEEKPDLEGDGSGNGEPEGDEVSPVTGENSDKDNRSFNESNSTEGEKSGEGAKSEGEQVKTGSDGPDPGREDMESGEEVAAAQSESERKGGGDSSELRTDSAARGSSEVQSSASLTGKRMRRRRKEVSGGVESPETVEVAVKSEPLVEILEIIRACENSSLFERRLESQETDNYKNMVRQHLDLETIQRRFQKGTYSSSTLTFYRDLLLLFNNATIFFPKSSIELTTAHQLRHLVLNKIKNEIPKPNPKEDSSPPSPITIPTQTPTPTPTPNAIPEPKPEVERTDSLLAKQKSSAPIIVCRKRSSMSAKPSSAVFGQKDKQVSDEKKSVIDIKPPLVKPSSTNTVEDNSVIKTYSKEKPITGARSLRRGNKNLTNNVSASSKKQSTSPGSKAGSGNKVESSKTDKKKTEALPLEKKRSAADFLKRIKNGGGGSSKEQKRRLSGKEDNSRKERVLRLSSDKKLVKEESSPSKRSVGRPPKRAEVSPVSAKRGKNSGGKEVAASNRPRKRARR